One Antiquaquibacter oligotrophicus genomic region harbors:
- the uraD gene encoding 2-oxo-4-hydroxy-4-carboxy-5-ureidoimidazoline decarboxylase codes for MSLNVSDTALREGLAASLAVPRWVEDVASAAPFDDLAALLAAAHAAATPLSPAEIDEAIAHHPRIGEKPKGEGTSQSFSRAEQGSDTEFAEEIAAGNRAYEERFGRVFIIRAAGRGRAEILAELTRRLELDNDTELAIVGEQLRDIALLRLEKLFGEDAA; via the coding sequence ATGAGCCTGAACGTCTCCGACACCGCACTACGGGAGGGGCTCGCCGCGAGCCTTGCCGTGCCGAGATGGGTGGAGGATGTCGCATCCGCTGCCCCCTTCGACGACCTCGCCGCGCTGCTAGCCGCGGCCCATGCGGCGGCCACTCCGCTGTCGCCCGCCGAGATCGACGAGGCGATAGCCCACCACCCCCGCATCGGCGAGAAGCCGAAGGGGGAGGGCACCTCGCAGTCCTTCAGCCGCGCGGAGCAGGGCAGCGACACCGAGTTCGCCGAGGAGATCGCTGCGGGCAATCGCGCCTACGAGGAGCGCTTCGGTCGCGTGTTCATCATCCGCGCGGCTGGCCGCGGTCGGGCCGAGATTCTTGCCGAGCTCACCCGCCGACTCGAGCTCGACAACGATACGGAACTCGCGATTGTTGGCGAGCAATTGCGCGACATCGCGTTGCTGCGGTTGGAGAAGCTTTTCGGAGAGGATGCCGCATGA
- a CDS encoding ABC transporter ATP-binding protein, whose amino-acid sequence MSAAASQGPRVDIGAVGKKYGTGDRAVEAIGSIDLQLRPGTTTALVGPSGCGKSTLLRIVAGLDHPTSGTVTIDGETPDAYRKRGDIAVAFQDPALLPWRSIESNLALALRLTGRPANPARIAHLLDLVGLGGFERSRPAQLSGGMRQRAAIARCLVTEPRLLLLDEPFGAVDELTRRRLNLELPTIWQSQPTTTLLVTHSITEAVLLSDEIVVLSPRPAGIIARVEVDIEKPRRADHLTSPEFVDLVARVEHHLGIDTATAAIPAA is encoded by the coding sequence ATGAGTGCAGCAGCATCGCAGGGCCCTCGCGTCGATATCGGCGCCGTTGGCAAGAAGTACGGCACGGGGGATCGCGCGGTGGAGGCGATCGGTTCGATCGACCTGCAGCTTCGACCGGGAACCACCACGGCACTGGTCGGGCCGTCGGGTTGCGGTAAGTCGACGCTCTTGCGTATCGTCGCGGGACTCGATCACCCGACGTCAGGAACGGTGACGATCGACGGTGAAACCCCGGACGCGTACCGCAAACGCGGCGACATCGCTGTGGCATTTCAGGACCCCGCCCTCCTGCCGTGGCGCAGTATCGAGTCAAACCTTGCGCTCGCGCTGCGTCTGACCGGACGCCCCGCGAACCCCGCTCGCATTGCCCACCTGCTCGACCTCGTCGGACTCGGCGGCTTCGAGCGCTCGCGACCAGCGCAGCTCTCGGGAGGGATGAGGCAGCGTGCTGCGATCGCACGCTGCCTCGTCACCGAACCCCGGTTGCTGCTCCTCGATGAGCCATTCGGCGCAGTGGATGAACTCACCCGACGTCGCCTCAACCTTGAGTTGCCCACGATCTGGCAGAGCCAGCCGACCACCACCCTGCTCGTGACCCACTCGATCACCGAAGCGGTGCTCTTGAGTGACGAGATCGTGGTGCTGAGTCCCCGGCCCGCCGGCATCATCGCGCGTGTGGAGGTCGACATCGAGAAACCTCGGCGGGCCGACCACCTCACGAGTCCCGAATTCGTCGACCTCGTCGCTCGAGTCGAGCACCACCTCGGCATCGACACGGCGACGGCCGCGATCCCCGCCGCATGA
- a CDS encoding nucleotidyltransferase family protein: MAGITGIVLAAGAGTRAGGPKALRRADDGTPWIELAVDALRAATEDIVVVLGAAPEAPVPGFVHTVIAEDWQRGLSASLRAGLAAVPSTDAALVTLVDLPGLPRSVVERVVHQSWPGVLRQATYDGRPGHPVLLGRDHVRRAAERLDGDRGARAYLVDNGVEEIECADLWDGTDVDTA, from the coding sequence ATGGCGGGAATCACCGGAATCGTGCTCGCCGCCGGTGCGGGCACACGCGCGGGCGGCCCGAAGGCTCTGCGACGCGCGGACGACGGCACACCATGGATCGAGCTCGCGGTGGACGCGCTCCGGGCAGCCACCGAGGACATCGTTGTTGTGCTCGGCGCGGCACCGGAGGCACCCGTGCCGGGCTTCGTGCACACCGTCATCGCCGAGGACTGGCAGCGCGGACTGTCGGCGTCGCTTCGCGCGGGCCTTGCCGCGGTGCCGAGCACGGATGCCGCGCTCGTGACCCTCGTTGACCTGCCCGGATTACCTCGGTCCGTCGTCGAGCGGGTGGTGCACCAGTCGTGGCCGGGCGTGCTGCGACAAGCGACGTACGACGGCCGGCCCGGGCATCCGGTGCTCCTCGGACGCGACCATGTTCGCCGGGCGGCCGAAAGGCTGGACGGCGACCGCGGTGCCCGCGCCTACCTCGTCGACAACGGGGTCGAGGAGATCGAGTGCGCCGACCTCTGGGACGGTACCGACGTGGACACTGCCTAG
- a CDS encoding AtzH-like domain-containing protein yields MGDVLQAFWRYERALMANDLVELDALFAPGPDTLRGDAAGILVGHDAISDFRRGRGGAPLREILHVEVREVSDDAALVIAVTAPRTGGRGQQTQLWRRIDGDWKVTAAHVSLPVPAIDSRIWRAAGAPLVPPSGEGPLAGESVAVKDLFAVGGYAVGAGNPVWLAEASVESANATAVQQLLDHGASVAGIAQTDEFAYSIAGQNSHYGTPPSPAVVGGLPGGSTSGPASAVALGQASIGLGTDTGGSIRVPASYQGLWGLRTTHGAVSAEGLLPLAPTFDTVGWLTRNAASLKGAAGASLREHAAAGDFVVAPDLLEHATPDVRAAFTAAVGEHERIDIGDASELLYIFRSVQAAEAWATHGAWVSAHPGALGPDVAGRFAAAALVTAEQESSARLRLAEARARLDEVLGDRVLLLPSASSIAPSAVTDAATVEATRQGTMRLTSVAGITGRPALSVPLLSVPQSGALLPAPVGLCLVGPRHSEIALIALGEQLLESSSRS; encoded by the coding sequence GCCAACGACCTGGTGGAACTGGACGCGCTGTTCGCACCCGGCCCTGACACACTTCGCGGCGACGCGGCGGGCATCCTTGTCGGCCACGATGCGATCAGCGACTTCCGTCGAGGCCGGGGCGGTGCCCCGCTGCGGGAGATCCTCCATGTGGAGGTCCGGGAGGTCTCGGATGATGCGGCGCTCGTCATCGCGGTAACGGCTCCGCGCACGGGCGGGCGCGGTCAGCAAACGCAACTGTGGCGCCGCATCGACGGTGACTGGAAGGTCACCGCGGCGCATGTGTCCCTGCCGGTACCCGCGATCGATTCGCGGATCTGGAGGGCAGCCGGGGCACCCCTCGTGCCTCCAAGCGGTGAGGGACCCTTGGCGGGGGAGTCCGTCGCGGTGAAGGACCTGTTCGCCGTTGGGGGTTATGCGGTCGGCGCGGGCAATCCGGTGTGGCTGGCCGAGGCATCCGTCGAGTCCGCAAACGCGACGGCAGTGCAGCAGTTGCTCGACCACGGAGCGAGCGTTGCCGGCATCGCCCAGACGGATGAGTTCGCGTATTCGATCGCGGGGCAGAACTCGCACTACGGCACGCCACCCAGCCCTGCCGTTGTGGGCGGACTGCCAGGAGGGTCGACAAGCGGCCCGGCCTCGGCGGTTGCGCTCGGACAAGCGAGCATCGGCCTCGGAACTGACACGGGAGGGTCGATTCGTGTTCCCGCCTCGTACCAGGGGTTGTGGGGCCTCCGCACGACTCACGGAGCAGTCTCCGCAGAGGGGCTGCTGCCGCTCGCACCCACGTTCGACACGGTCGGATGGCTCACACGCAACGCCGCGTCCCTCAAGGGCGCCGCCGGTGCGAGCCTGCGCGAGCACGCGGCGGCGGGAGACTTCGTTGTCGCGCCAGACCTGCTCGAGCACGCGACTCCGGACGTGCGCGCCGCGTTCACGGCCGCAGTCGGTGAGCACGAACGAATCGACATCGGAGACGCCAGCGAGCTACTCTACATCTTCCGCAGCGTGCAGGCGGCGGAGGCGTGGGCCACGCACGGTGCCTGGGTGTCGGCGCACCCGGGAGCTCTGGGACCGGATGTCGCGGGGCGCTTCGCCGCGGCAGCACTCGTCACCGCCGAGCAGGAGTCGTCGGCGCGCTTGCGACTCGCGGAGGCGCGTGCACGTCTGGACGAGGTGCTCGGCGATCGCGTGCTGCTTCTGCCATCGGCATCCTCGATCGCCCCCAGCGCTGTGACCGACGCCGCGACCGTTGAGGCAACCCGTCAGGGAACGATGCGTCTCACCTCCGTTGCCGGCATCACGGGGAGGCCCGCGCTCAGCGTGCCGCTGCTCTCGGTGCCGCAGTCGGGTGCACTGCTTCCCGCACCCGTCGGGTTGTGTCTCGTGGGGCCACGGCACAGCGAGATCGCCCTCATCGCCCTGGGCGAGCAACTGCTCGAGTCGTCGAGCCGCTCCTGA
- the uraH gene encoding hydroxyisourate hydrolase, which yields MSHVTTHVLDAALGRPAEGIPVVLSGPDGEIARAVTNPDGRVPDLGPELLAVGDYRLEFETGLYFAASGTETFYPRVTVDFVIADAESHYHVPLLLSPFGYSTYRGS from the coding sequence ATGAGCCACGTCACCACTCACGTGCTGGATGCCGCACTGGGCCGCCCTGCTGAGGGCATCCCGGTTGTGCTGTCCGGACCCGACGGTGAGATCGCCCGCGCCGTCACCAACCCGGACGGGCGCGTGCCCGACCTCGGCCCCGAGTTGCTCGCGGTGGGGGACTACCGTCTCGAGTTCGAGACGGGACTGTACTTCGCGGCATCCGGAACCGAGACGTTCTACCCGCGAGTGACGGTCGACTTCGTCATCGCCGATGCGGAATCGCACTACCACGTGCCCCTGCTGCTGAGCCCGTTCGGCTACAGCACCTACCGCGGCAGCTGA
- a CDS encoding pyridoxal-phosphate-dependent aminotransferase family protein — MSAEPINPPPRLLMGPGPINADPRVLRAMSAQLVGQYDPAMTAYMNETMELYRGVFRTQNEATLLVDGTSRAGIEAALISLLEPGDVVLVPIFGRFGHLLREIAERAQADVRVIEREWGTVFTPSEIEAAIIEHKPKLLAVVHGDTSTTVAQPLDELGELCRKHGVLLYTDATASLGGNTFETDQWGIDVVTAGLQKCLGGPSGSAPITLSAAAVDVVNSRKSVEAGIRAEGDAVSAHPVRSNYFDLGQILDYWGPRRLNHHTEATSMLYGARECARLLVEEGLPNAVERHRLHGAAMVEGLRALGFEIFGDQSVRMNNVVGVYIPDGIDGDAGRATMLEDFGIEIGTSFGPLHGKVWRVGVMGYNTRRDAVLTTLAALENVLSRGGVTVTSGAGVGAAVDFYG; from the coding sequence ATGTCAGCCGAGCCCATCAATCCTCCGCCGCGACTGCTGATGGGCCCTGGCCCGATCAACGCCGATCCTCGTGTTCTGCGGGCCATGTCCGCACAACTCGTCGGTCAGTACGACCCCGCGATGACGGCATACATGAACGAGACCATGGAGCTCTATCGCGGAGTGTTTCGCACGCAGAACGAGGCGACTCTCCTCGTGGACGGCACGAGCCGGGCGGGCATCGAGGCGGCGCTGATCTCGCTTCTCGAGCCGGGCGATGTTGTGCTCGTTCCCATCTTCGGTCGGTTCGGTCACCTGTTGCGTGAGATCGCCGAACGCGCCCAGGCCGACGTGCGAGTGATCGAGCGTGAGTGGGGCACCGTTTTCACGCCGTCCGAAATCGAGGCCGCGATCATCGAGCACAAACCGAAGCTCCTCGCGGTTGTCCACGGCGACACGTCGACGACCGTCGCCCAGCCGCTCGATGAGCTGGGGGAACTCTGCCGAAAACACGGCGTGCTTCTCTACACGGATGCCACGGCCTCCCTCGGCGGCAACACATTCGAGACCGACCAGTGGGGCATCGACGTCGTGACAGCCGGCCTGCAGAAATGTCTCGGCGGCCCGTCGGGAAGCGCGCCGATCACCCTGTCGGCAGCGGCCGTGGATGTTGTGAACTCTCGCAAATCGGTGGAGGCGGGCATCCGGGCCGAGGGTGACGCCGTCAGCGCCCACCCGGTGCGCAGCAACTACTTCGACCTCGGTCAGATCCTCGACTACTGGGGCCCGCGGCGGCTCAACCACCACACCGAGGCGACGAGCATGCTCTACGGCGCCCGAGAGTGCGCGCGACTGCTCGTCGAGGAGGGTCTCCCCAACGCCGTCGAACGTCATCGGCTTCACGGCGCAGCGATGGTCGAGGGGCTCAGAGCCCTGGGCTTCGAGATCTTCGGCGACCAATCGGTGCGCATGAACAACGTCGTCGGCGTATATATCCCGGACGGCATAGACGGCGACGCAGGGCGAGCAACCATGCTCGAGGACTTCGGTATCGAGATCGGTACTTCGTTCGGACCCCTCCACGGCAAGGTGTGGCGTGTGGGCGTCATGGGCTACAACACGCGACGGGATGCCGTGCTCACGACTCTCGCAGCGCTCGAGAACGTCCTCAGCCGTGGTGGAGTCACGGTGACGTCGGGCGCGGGTGTCGGAGCGGCGGTCGACTTCTATGGGTGA
- a CDS encoding isopenicillin N synthase family dioxygenase, protein MVFSVPAIDISPYISGSPDDAAARAAVAEQFAAACREVGFVQVHGHGIPSEIMDGLAAASDSFFVGLEPEEKKQYQTPPGINRGYSPPKSEATSLSLGVEPANKMNDFFEAFNVGLTIDDYDSSDLLEEQYQQNVWPELPLFRERVEAYMQHARAVSRTLMTLSADALGLPSDFFDAAFDRATGTMRMNNYALTPGMNVTLDGELRGMGEHTDFGVITLLWADRVKGLQVLGSDGGWHDVQPDEGALLINLGDITARWTNEHWMSTLHRVKPPVIDGTIIRRRSVAYFHGCNWDAIVAPLPELLEEGEAPLYAPVTATEHMRAKLAGSRAGVLNTNAERESARVKSAH, encoded by the coding sequence ATGGTTTTCTCCGTTCCCGCCATCGACATTTCTCCCTACATCTCCGGTTCCCCCGATGATGCGGCCGCTCGGGCCGCCGTCGCCGAGCAGTTCGCCGCAGCCTGCCGCGAGGTGGGTTTTGTGCAAGTGCACGGGCACGGTATCCCGTCGGAGATCATGGACGGTCTCGCCGCGGCATCCGACTCATTCTTTGTCGGCCTCGAGCCCGAGGAGAAAAAGCAGTATCAGACACCCCCGGGCATCAATCGCGGATACTCGCCGCCCAAGTCGGAGGCGACGAGCCTCAGTCTCGGGGTGGAGCCAGCGAACAAGATGAACGACTTCTTCGAGGCGTTCAACGTTGGCCTCACGATCGACGACTACGACTCGAGTGATCTTCTGGAAGAGCAGTATCAGCAGAATGTGTGGCCGGAGCTCCCGCTGTTCCGTGAGCGCGTCGAGGCTTACATGCAGCACGCACGGGCCGTGTCACGCACGCTCATGACGTTGAGCGCCGATGCTCTCGGTCTGCCGAGCGATTTCTTCGACGCGGCCTTCGACCGGGCGACCGGCACGATGCGCATGAACAACTACGCGCTCACACCCGGCATGAATGTGACCCTCGACGGCGAATTGCGCGGCATGGGTGAGCACACCGACTTCGGGGTGATCACGCTCCTGTGGGCCGATCGGGTCAAGGGACTCCAGGTGCTCGGCTCGGATGGCGGATGGCACGACGTGCAGCCCGACGAGGGTGCGTTGCTCATCAACCTCGGTGACATCACCGCACGGTGGACCAACGAGCACTGGATGTCGACGCTGCACCGCGTCAAGCCTCCCGTGATCGACGGCACGATCATCCGGCGTCGCAGTGTCGCCTACTTCCACGGCTGCAACTGGGACGCCATCGTCGCCCCGCTACCCGAACTGCTCGAGGAGGGCGAAGCACCGCTCTACGCGCCCGTCACGGCCACCGAACACATGCGTGCGAAGCTCGCAGGCTCCCGGGCTGGCGTGCTCAACACGAACGCCGAACGTGAGAGCGCACGCGTCAAGTCGGCTCACTAG
- a CDS encoding ABC transporter substrate-binding protein produces the protein MDATAATTPHQPAPRSRRRMAFAALAMTASAALLAACAAPAETSESTVDDSPVRFAVNWVPDVEWASLYVGESEGYFEDEGVSIEIVHGGPNTPAVAQVLAAGQADIGIASDELQLIKANEEGADYVVIGAMYQQSPSSYTWLSSTDISTAEDLVGKRIGGIQGDQIRIDALFKINDLPVDYTFVPMGYDPQPLVDGEVDVITSYATNQPIQLRQAGTEVTDQTFSEFGLKAYGDVIFASRAYLEENEDKVIAALRALIKATEANMADPSVAVDLTVNEYAVDGGLDETFATEANDGYISFIENDFTAANGILMVDPEYMENEVFAGYLAAGETDLPDVADFVDTSYMEAAHAQ, from the coding sequence ATGGATGCCACCGCAGCAACAACCCCGCACCAACCAGCACCCCGTTCCCGACGCCGCATGGCGTTCGCCGCACTCGCCATGACGGCGAGCGCGGCTCTGCTCGCCGCGTGCGCGGCACCGGCGGAGACATCCGAGTCCACCGTCGATGACAGCCCCGTGCGCTTCGCCGTGAACTGGGTTCCCGACGTCGAGTGGGCCTCGCTGTATGTCGGTGAGAGCGAAGGTTACTTCGAGGACGAGGGTGTATCGATCGAGATCGTTCACGGAGGACCGAACACCCCGGCCGTCGCCCAGGTGCTCGCCGCAGGCCAGGCCGACATCGGTATCGCCTCCGACGAGCTCCAGCTCATCAAAGCCAACGAGGAGGGTGCCGACTACGTCGTGATCGGTGCGATGTACCAGCAGTCGCCCTCGTCCTACACGTGGCTGAGCTCCACCGACATCTCGACCGCCGAGGATCTCGTCGGCAAGCGCATCGGCGGAATTCAGGGAGACCAGATCCGCATCGACGCCCTGTTCAAGATCAACGATCTGCCCGTCGACTACACCTTCGTTCCGATGGGGTACGACCCGCAGCCCCTCGTCGACGGCGAGGTGGACGTGATCACGTCCTACGCCACCAACCAGCCCATCCAGTTGCGACAGGCGGGCACGGAGGTTACCGACCAGACCTTCTCCGAGTTCGGTCTGAAGGCTTACGGCGACGTCATCTTCGCCTCGCGCGCCTACCTCGAGGAAAACGAGGACAAGGTCATCGCGGCCCTCCGCGCCCTCATCAAGGCCACCGAGGCGAACATGGCCGACCCGTCGGTTGCCGTCGACCTCACGGTCAACGAGTACGCCGTCGACGGAGGCCTCGACGAGACCTTCGCGACGGAGGCGAACGACGGCTACATCTCCTTCATCGAGAACGACTTCACGGCCGCCAACGGCATCCTCATGGTCGACCCGGAGTACATGGAGAACGAGGTCTTCGCCGGCTACCTCGCCGCCGGTGAGACCGACCTGCCGGATGTCGCGGACTTCGTCGACACCTCCTACATGGAAGCCGCGCACGCGCAGTAG
- a CDS encoding mandelate racemase/muconate lactonizing enzyme family protein yields the protein MKITAVTPVILGYRKSDPPMSRSFALVRIDTDAGITGWGEASTNWGHSYPTVFAAAVSDVCASALIGQEPRSVRARLADLHTRMDGYLGWEGLTSQTIGAIEMALWDILGRSVNAPVWQLLGGGGGAIDLYGTGTTMFEASAGWHAAYFDQAITAGFGAVKVRLGRTREADVDVVREVRRHVGDGVRIGVDSYWFHDARSALALAEDLAELGVFFFEEPLPQYRTAELAWLAERSPVPIAVGERVFSARQYAELARTRAAGVFQPDASICGGLLECLDIAALAAREGIPVYPHVGGPTAIGLSANLQWASAAGVPLLEYDIDPHQPLVDDLAPSLSLAAISGGMLAPPTGPGLGVEVPDDIAERYPYQPGETYTDVFPQHERGTGAPA from the coding sequence ATGAAGATCACCGCCGTCACCCCCGTCATTCTCGGATACCGCAAATCGGATCCGCCGATGTCGCGCAGCTTCGCGCTCGTGCGCATCGACACCGATGCCGGAATCACCGGGTGGGGCGAGGCGAGCACCAACTGGGGTCACAGTTACCCCACGGTGTTCGCGGCAGCGGTGAGCGACGTGTGCGCGTCCGCACTGATCGGGCAGGAGCCCCGGTCGGTGCGGGCGCGCCTCGCCGACCTGCACACGAGGATGGACGGGTACCTCGGGTGGGAGGGTCTCACCTCGCAGACCATCGGCGCCATCGAGATGGCCCTGTGGGACATCCTCGGTCGGTCGGTGAACGCGCCCGTGTGGCAGCTTTTGGGCGGCGGCGGGGGAGCGATTGACCTGTACGGCACAGGAACGACCATGTTCGAGGCATCCGCCGGCTGGCATGCTGCCTACTTCGATCAGGCGATCACGGCGGGATTCGGTGCCGTCAAGGTGCGTCTCGGCCGTACGCGTGAGGCAGACGTCGATGTTGTGCGTGAGGTTCGGCGCCACGTTGGCGACGGGGTGCGGATCGGCGTGGACTCCTACTGGTTCCACGACGCGCGCTCCGCTCTCGCGCTCGCGGAGGACCTCGCCGAGCTGGGGGTTTTCTTCTTCGAGGAGCCGCTACCGCAGTACCGCACGGCAGAGCTCGCCTGGCTCGCCGAACGCAGTCCCGTGCCGATCGCCGTGGGAGAGCGGGTCTTCTCCGCTCGTCAGTATGCGGAGTTGGCGCGCACGCGGGCCGCCGGGGTGTTTCAACCGGATGCCTCGATCTGCGGTGGACTCCTCGAGTGCCTCGACATCGCGGCGCTCGCCGCCCGCGAGGGAATTCCCGTCTACCCGCACGTTGGCGGCCCGACGGCCATCGGCCTGTCCGCGAACCTGCAGTGGGCGAGCGCGGCGGGGGTGCCCCTCCTCGAGTACGACATCGACCCGCACCAACCCCTCGTTGACGACCTCGCGCCGTCACTCTCCCTGGCCGCAATTAGCGGTGGGATGCTCGCACCACCGACCGGGCCTGGTCTCGGCGTCGAGGTGCCCGATGACATCGCCGAGCGATACCCGTACCAACCCGGCGAGACCTACACCGACGTCTTTCCGCAGCACGAACGCGGAACAGGAGCACCAGCATGA
- a CDS encoding allantoate amidohydrolase, which produces MGDAQRVMDRSNELAAISADPDHLVRVHLTPEHKAANELVASWMEEAGLSTWQDAAGNQCGRLEGREPDLPALLLGSHIDTVPDAGRYDGMLGVLLAIEVVARLRDRASELPFAIEVVAFSDEEGTRFGNALMGSRALSGQWDDEWWDLRDEDGISLAEAFVDFGLDPARLPGAFRRPEQFVGYLEAHIEQGPWLEDADRALGVVTSIAGARRFEFTMIGKAGHAGGSPYDRRRDALVGASELVVEIERISKERHVIGTVGKLEVLPGGVNVIPGRVDFSLDLRAEFDDDRDEALRAIREAAKEIAARRRLEFHAEEMYRADAVMCDLDLRSAVEAGIRATGDAEPMAMWSRAGHDGMAVVAVAPIAMLFIRCKGGVSHHPDESVTKADVAVALDAYEAAVLELAKQR; this is translated from the coding sequence ATGGGTGACGCCCAGCGTGTGATGGATCGCAGCAACGAGCTCGCTGCGATCTCGGCCGACCCCGACCATCTCGTTCGAGTGCACCTCACACCCGAACACAAAGCAGCCAACGAACTCGTCGCGTCGTGGATGGAGGAGGCGGGACTGTCCACGTGGCAGGATGCCGCGGGCAACCAGTGCGGGCGACTCGAGGGCCGTGAGCCGGACCTGCCAGCGCTCCTCCTCGGCTCGCACATCGACACGGTCCCCGATGCCGGACGCTACGACGGGATGCTCGGTGTGCTGCTCGCGATCGAGGTTGTCGCGCGGCTGCGTGATCGGGCATCCGAACTTCCATTCGCCATCGAGGTTGTCGCCTTCAGTGATGAGGAGGGCACACGCTTCGGCAACGCACTCATGGGCAGTAGGGCACTGTCCGGCCAGTGGGACGACGAGTGGTGGGATCTGCGGGACGAGGACGGCATCTCCCTCGCGGAAGCCTTCGTCGACTTCGGCCTCGACCCCGCGCGACTGCCGGGCGCCTTCCGTCGGCCCGAACAGTTCGTCGGGTACCTCGAAGCGCACATCGAGCAGGGTCCGTGGTTGGAGGATGCCGATCGAGCGCTCGGTGTTGTCACCTCCATCGCGGGCGCTCGCCGGTTCGAGTTCACGATGATCGGCAAGGCTGGCCACGCTGGCGGCTCGCCCTATGACCGCCGCCGCGACGCCCTCGTCGGGGCGAGCGAACTCGTGGTCGAGATCGAACGCATCTCCAAGGAACGCCACGTCATCGGCACCGTCGGCAAACTCGAGGTGCTCCCGGGCGGCGTCAACGTCATCCCGGGACGGGTCGACTTCAGCCTCGATCTGCGCGCGGAGTTCGACGACGATCGGGACGAGGCGCTCCGAGCTATCCGTGAGGCGGCGAAGGAGATCGCCGCGCGACGGCGGCTCGAGTTCCATGCGGAGGAGATGTACCGCGCTGACGCCGTGATGTGCGACCTGGATCTCCGGAGTGCGGTTGAGGCGGGCATCCGGGCGACGGGTGATGCGGAGCCGATGGCGATGTGGAGCCGAGCCGGACACGACGGGATGGCCGTGGTGGCGGTTGCACCGATCGCAATGCTGTTCATCCGGTGCAAAGGTGGTGTGAGCCACCACCCCGACGAGTCGGTCACGAAGGCCGATGTTGCGGTGGCGCTCGACGCCTACGAGGCCGCCGTTCTGGAACTCGCAAAGCAGCGCTGA